A DNA window from Vicia villosa cultivar HV-30 ecotype Madison, WI unplaced genomic scaffold, Vvil1.0 ctg.001937F_1_1_3, whole genome shotgun sequence contains the following coding sequences:
- the LOC131637174 gene encoding protection of telomeres protein 1b-like isoform X1 has translation MSDGVRNDYKLLRLQDAHSCINQRVSIIAVVLEFGLPKTTRGTDRCCTLRLIDETHSQTGMAVNIFTENAESIPRVAAAGDIIHLSNVMLRMHFKEVNAVFYKNSSSFALYRGNDDDFVPYQVYSRVFLRDEDKMRINMLRNWFVNFQIPADSSDFPMLREIKEGQFNLAGKILHCGEALKDNWFVYVWDGTDTPPNFITSMLEDEINDPLPLQLESLPLPRDVLCTLPTVGSILRIAFELPIEKNHLNVLKSGKWAQFINIRLEVYAGLWYGVFTSHSKLRHTPDEDRLIIEHQRLYDDRILLKSGNMPIGSIPQSIDSLPESLCITKVNHDRVRHLTLMDVLTHSEVTAKFKCVVRVVAATPYQAEKFCTPAGKYMMRLTLEDPTARIHAFVVDEDGETLFDGYPGTANVKRKLNRLLGVTECDDSFVVNDRPRNPPWVSVCIKSYYVSKTDVWGSRNFRIFDTKIVDDPK, from the exons ATGTCAGATGGGGTTAGGAATGACTATAAGTTACTCCGACTACAAGATGCTCATTCTTGTATCAATCAGAGAGTTAGCATTATAGCTGTTGTTCTTGAGTTTGGTCTCCCCAAAACAACTAGAGGCACTG ATCGGTGTTGTACTCTAAGATTGATTGATGAAACACATTCCCAAACTGGTATGGCTGTTAATATTTTTACTGAAAATGCTGAAAGCATTCCCCGTGTTGCTGCTGCTGGAGATATAATTCACCTTTCTAATGTTATG TTAAGGATGCATTTTAAGGAAGTAAATGCTGTCTTCTACAAAAACTCTTCCTCTTTTGCCTTATACAGAgggaatgatgatgattttgtcccGTATCAAGTTTATTCAAGGGTTTTCCTCAGAGACGAGGACAAAATGCGCATAAACATGCTTAGAAATTGGTTTGTCAATTTTCAGATTCCTGCAG ATTCAAGTGATTTTCCAATGCTAAGAGAAATCAAAGAAGGTCAATTTAATTTGGCCGGCAAG ATACTTCATTGTGGGGAGGCTTTGAAAGATAATTGGTTTGTCTATGTTTGGGATGGTACAGATACCCCGCCAAATTTCATAACTTCAAT GCTGGAAGATGAAATCAATGATCCACTTCCATTACAATTGGAATCTCTGCCTTTGCCAAGAGATGTACTATGTACCTTGCCTACTGTTGGCTCCATCTTAAGGATTGCTTTTGAACTACCCATAGAGAAAAATCATCTCAATGTTCTTAAAAGTGGTAAATGGGCCCAGTTTATTAACATACGTCTCGAAGTGTATGCAGGACTGTGGTATGGTGTTTTTACCTCACATTCAAAGCTTCGACATACACCAGATGAAGATCGTCTCATTATAGAACACCAAAG GTTGTATGATGACCGCATATTGTTGAAATCAGGAAATATGCCTATTGGCAGCATACCTCAGTCTATTGACAGCTTACCCGAGTCTTTATGTATTACAA AGGTTAATCACGATCGTGTGCGGCATCTTACTTTAATGGATGTACTAACTCATTCAGAG GTGACTGCTAAGTTTAAGTGTGTTGTTCGAGTGGTAGCAGCAACACCATACCAAGCTGAAAAGTTCTGCACGCCTGCTGGGAAGTATATGATGAGACTGACCCTAGAGGATCCAACAGCGAGAATCCATGCTTTTGTAGTTGATGAAGATGGG GAGACTCTTTTTGATGGTTATCCAGGCACTGCAAATGTGAAAAGGAAGTTGAATAGATTACTTGGAGTAACTGAGTGTGATGACAGTTTTGTGGTAAATGATAGGCCAAGAAATCCACCATGGGTGAGTGTTTGTATTAAATCATACTATGTCTCCAAAACTGATGTATGGGGAAGTAGAAACTTTAGAATATTTGACACCAAAATAGTGGATGACCCAAAATAG
- the LOC131637174 gene encoding protection of telomeres protein 1b-like isoform X2: protein MSDGVRNDYKLLRLQDAHSCINQRVSIIAVVLEFGLPKTTRGTDRCCTLRLIDETHSQTGMAVNIFTENAESIPRVAAAGDIIHLSNVMLRMHFKEVNAVFYKNSSSFALYRGNDDDFVPYQVYSRVFLRDEDKMRINMLRNWFVNFQIPADSSDFPMLREIKEGQFNLAGKILHCGEALKDNWFVYVWDGTDTPPNFITSMLEDEINDPLPLQLESLPLPRDVLCTLPTVGSILRIAFELPIEKNHLNVLKSGKWAQFINIRLEVYAGLWYGVFTSHSKLRHTPDEDRLIIEHQRLYDDRILLKSGNMPIGSIPQSIDSLPESLCITKVNHDRVRHLTLMDVLTHSEVTAKFKCVVRVVAATPYQAEKFCTPAGKYMMRLTLEDPTARIHAFVVDEDGALQM, encoded by the exons ATGTCAGATGGGGTTAGGAATGACTATAAGTTACTCCGACTACAAGATGCTCATTCTTGTATCAATCAGAGAGTTAGCATTATAGCTGTTGTTCTTGAGTTTGGTCTCCCCAAAACAACTAGAGGCACTG ATCGGTGTTGTACTCTAAGATTGATTGATGAAACACATTCCCAAACTGGTATGGCTGTTAATATTTTTACTGAAAATGCTGAAAGCATTCCCCGTGTTGCTGCTGCTGGAGATATAATTCACCTTTCTAATGTTATG TTAAGGATGCATTTTAAGGAAGTAAATGCTGTCTTCTACAAAAACTCTTCCTCTTTTGCCTTATACAGAgggaatgatgatgattttgtcccGTATCAAGTTTATTCAAGGGTTTTCCTCAGAGACGAGGACAAAATGCGCATAAACATGCTTAGAAATTGGTTTGTCAATTTTCAGATTCCTGCAG ATTCAAGTGATTTTCCAATGCTAAGAGAAATCAAAGAAGGTCAATTTAATTTGGCCGGCAAG ATACTTCATTGTGGGGAGGCTTTGAAAGATAATTGGTTTGTCTATGTTTGGGATGGTACAGATACCCCGCCAAATTTCATAACTTCAAT GCTGGAAGATGAAATCAATGATCCACTTCCATTACAATTGGAATCTCTGCCTTTGCCAAGAGATGTACTATGTACCTTGCCTACTGTTGGCTCCATCTTAAGGATTGCTTTTGAACTACCCATAGAGAAAAATCATCTCAATGTTCTTAAAAGTGGTAAATGGGCCCAGTTTATTAACATACGTCTCGAAGTGTATGCAGGACTGTGGTATGGTGTTTTTACCTCACATTCAAAGCTTCGACATACACCAGATGAAGATCGTCTCATTATAGAACACCAAAG GTTGTATGATGACCGCATATTGTTGAAATCAGGAAATATGCCTATTGGCAGCATACCTCAGTCTATTGACAGCTTACCCGAGTCTTTATGTATTACAA AGGTTAATCACGATCGTGTGCGGCATCTTACTTTAATGGATGTACTAACTCATTCAGAG GTGACTGCTAAGTTTAAGTGTGTTGTTCGAGTGGTAGCAGCAACACCATACCAAGCTGAAAAGTTCTGCACGCCTGCTGGGAAGTATATGATGAGACTGACCCTAGAGGATCCAACAGCGAGAATCCATGCTTTTGTAGTTGATGAAGATGGG GCACTGCAAATGTGA